From the Rhodoferax sp. WC2427 genome, one window contains:
- a CDS encoding tyrosine-type recombinase/integrase, protein MYQEIIKQREYNPQTVKNKSICVRHIRRGLGSHTMRSIRPHHLTTAIRSFLPDRAPTAQRVLDELRDVFSEAVANGWMDLNPALHVRRPAAKVKRQRLTLEQWQQMRTLAAAGSIKWLEPMLLLALATGQRRADLCKMRFDDVSDGYLHIEQQKKAGKPHGARVALPLSLRLDAVGLTLGEVIELCRFYAKAGPTLLRKKNGAAFERPDMLSYRFEECINKIGTWLRGVRPSLHECRSLAERLYRKQGIDTQTLLGHKHQSMTDRYNDDRGLSVGEWKRLVLTT, encoded by the coding sequence GTGTACCAAGAAATCATCAAACAGCGTGAGTACAACCCGCAAACCGTCAAGAACAAATCCATCTGTGTGCGCCATATTCGGCGGGGCCTGGGCAGCCACACGATGCGCAGCATCCGGCCCCATCACCTGACGACGGCCATCCGCAGTTTTTTGCCAGATCGAGCGCCTACTGCGCAGCGTGTGCTCGATGAGTTGCGTGATGTGTTTTCAGAAGCGGTGGCGAATGGCTGGATGGATTTGAACCCGGCGTTGCACGTCCGTCGCCCGGCGGCCAAGGTCAAACGCCAGCGCCTAACGTTAGAGCAGTGGCAGCAGATGCGGACGCTCGCCGCTGCGGGGTCCATCAAGTGGTTGGAGCCCATGCTTTTGCTGGCACTTGCAACTGGGCAGCGGCGGGCAGACCTTTGCAAAATGCGCTTCGATGATGTGAGCGATGGATACCTTCACATCGAGCAGCAAAAAAAAGCGGGCAAGCCACATGGCGCGCGGGTAGCGCTGCCGCTGTCGTTGCGCCTTGATGCAGTCGGCCTGACTTTGGGCGAGGTGATTGAACTATGCCGCTTTTATGCAAAGGCAGGTCCGACGCTTTTGCGAAAAAAGAACGGCGCAGCATTTGAGCGCCCCGACATGCTCAGCTATCGCTTTGAAGAGTGCATCAACAAAATAGGTACGTGGCTCCGCGGTGTCCGCCCCAGCTTGCATGAATGCCGATCGCTGGCTGAGCGGCTTTATCGCAAGCAGGGTATCGATACCCAGACGCTGCTGGGACACAAGCACCAGTCTATGACCGACCGCTACAACGATGATAGAGGGCTCAGCGTGGGTGAGTGGAAGCGGTTGGTTCTGACTACCTGA
- a CDS encoding PEP-CTERM sorting domain-containing protein encodes MGYFDDINVTIRKICKLSHGNFSTERGKFERSSIQASAAAYLFSLMTISSKVLLGVLFGGVFFGVAQATPVNYVPTATTYFGPVSSQITNAPYARFSNQDWNWSQAAYSGAFTSAALTIGANDVDPGEFDNIYAYDSNSAGGTWVLLGMLTGGDKLFSDTSFTLTSNFFDDIATGLKLRIDIDASNSGWGVALTNSVINLTGSNSNSVPEPGSLALVGLGFAGLLANRRLKLV; translated from the coding sequence TTGGGATATTTCGACGACATCAATGTAACTATTCGTAAGATCTGCAAACTAAGTCACGGCAATTTTTCGACTGAGCGGGGAAAATTCGAGCGTTCATCTATCCAGGCATCCGCCGCAGCCTACCTTTTTTCACTCATGACAATTTCTTCCAAAGTACTTTTGGGCGTTCTTTTTGGCGGCGTTTTTTTTGGCGTAGCCCAGGCAACGCCTGTAAATTATGTTCCTACAGCGACCACCTATTTCGGCCCTGTATCCAGTCAAATAACAAATGCTCCATACGCCCGATTTTCCAATCAAGATTGGAACTGGAGTCAGGCTGCCTATAGTGGGGCATTCACTTCCGCCGCGTTAACCATTGGTGCAAATGATGTGGACCCAGGCGAATTTGACAACATCTATGCCTATGACTCAAATTCGGCCGGAGGAACATGGGTGCTTCTCGGTATGCTTACTGGAGGTGATAAGCTTTTCTCTGATACCAGCTTCACCCTTACAAGCAACTTTTTTGATGACATAGCGACCGGTCTAAAGTTGAGAATTGATATCGATGCAAGCAACTCCGGTTGGGGTGTGGCGCTTACCAACTCAGTTATCAATCTCACGGGAAGCAATTCCAATTCTGTACCGGAGCCTGGTTCACTAGCACTCGTCGGTCTTGGATTTGCAGGACTTTTGGCTAATCGTAGGCTCAAGCTGGTCTGA
- a CDS encoding acyltransferase family protein: protein MSDKNQRLITLDAMRGIAAILVVIFHLRNVGFSQAKSAYLAVDLFFLLSGFVIAKTYDPRLRAGLELWRFAILRYIRLYPLFAVGLFIALAHRLWQISLGRPDAMTSTDVWLSLATEAFMLPSIPGMDLYMLNLPGWSLFFEIAVNLIYAAFLFKAPVKVLVAIAALTGTALVWLTVSGDGINHGPRWEGLWFGFIRAGFAFTVGAILARVHNSPPRESRIALIPMVVLIALLCVPPKGYLFGAAYELTVVVILAPILVWVGATLNPPRSFFRASEAMGDLSYAIYVIHYPLIFICAWAAEEAGIDRIIWMPAFLVVALSLAWSLHRFFDVPIRIWLNDIVRRKYAHTKQGQPTIVGTK from the coding sequence ATGTCCGACAAAAATCAGCGGCTGATCACTTTAGATGCCATGCGAGGCATCGCCGCAATCCTCGTTGTGATCTTCCATCTCCGGAACGTTGGCTTTTCACAGGCTAAAAGTGCCTACCTCGCCGTTGACCTTTTTTTCCTACTGAGCGGCTTTGTGATCGCCAAGACTTACGATCCAAGACTGAGGGCAGGGCTGGAACTCTGGCGGTTTGCCATCCTGCGTTACATCCGGCTCTACCCCCTCTTCGCGGTTGGGTTGTTTATTGCACTTGCCCACAGGCTTTGGCAAATCAGTCTAGGACGACCCGACGCGATGACATCGACAGACGTTTGGCTGAGCCTGGCCACCGAAGCTTTCATGCTTCCCTCGATTCCAGGCATGGATCTGTACATGCTCAATCTGCCTGGCTGGTCTTTGTTTTTTGAGATTGCTGTGAATCTCATCTATGCAGCATTTCTTTTCAAAGCTCCAGTGAAAGTTCTTGTTGCTATTGCAGCGCTGACTGGCACCGCCCTTGTTTGGCTTACTGTCTCTGGTGATGGCATAAACCATGGGCCTCGTTGGGAAGGCCTTTGGTTCGGCTTCATCAGGGCCGGATTCGCATTCACCGTAGGCGCCATCCTCGCAAGAGTTCACAACAGTCCGCCTCGCGAAAGCCGCATCGCATTGATTCCGATGGTTGTTCTGATCGCGCTACTATGTGTGCCACCAAAAGGCTACCTCTTCGGTGCGGCCTACGAACTTACCGTAGTAGTGATTCTTGCCCCAATATTGGTTTGGGTTGGGGCAACGCTCAATCCACCACGCTCTTTCTTTAGAGCCAGCGAAGCGATGGGCGATCTGTCATATGCGATTTACGTGATCCACTATCCGCTTATTTTTATCTGCGCGTGGGCAGCCGAAGAAGCGGGCATCGACAGAATTATTTGGATGCCAGCATTCCTAGTAGTGGCTCTCTCACTTGCATGGTCACTACACCGTTTCTTCGATGTTCCTATCCGCATTTGGTTAAATGACATCGTTCGAAGAAAATATGCTCATACCAAACAGGGGCAACCCACTATTGTGGGGACGAAATGA